A single window of Flavobacterium aestivum DNA harbors:
- the ung gene encoding uracil-DNA glycosylase, which produces MQIDLIPSWQTLLSDEIEKSYFQDLIQEVDQEYQNSTCFPPKDLIFSAFNNCSLENLKIVIIGQDPYHGEGEANGLSFSVNDSVKIPPSLRNIFRELTTDLDSIFLPSSGNLESWAKQGVLLLNASLTVRKDSPNSHKHLKWNVFTDAVIKKISEEKENVVFLLWGSFAQKKGAKIDRTKHLVLESGHPSPMSANQGKWFGNRHFSQANEYLKSHNLQIINWL; this is translated from the coding sequence ATGCAAATCGATTTAATTCCTTCTTGGCAAACCTTATTATCTGATGAAATTGAAAAATCTTATTTTCAGGATTTGATTCAGGAAGTTGATCAGGAATATCAAAACTCTACTTGTTTTCCTCCAAAAGATTTAATTTTTTCAGCTTTTAATAACTGTTCTTTAGAGAATCTAAAAATTGTAATCATTGGTCAGGATCCTTATCATGGAGAAGGTGAGGCTAATGGTTTATCTTTTTCGGTTAATGATTCGGTTAAAATTCCGCCATCGTTACGCAATATTTTTAGGGAATTAACTACTGATCTTGATTCTATTTTCTTGCCAAGTTCAGGAAACTTGGAATCTTGGGCAAAACAAGGTGTTTTACTGCTCAATGCATCATTAACTGTGAGAAAAGATAGTCCAAATAGTCACAAACACCTCAAATGGAATGTTTTTACGGATGCCGTTATTAAAAAAATATCAGAGGAAAAGGAAAATGTGGTTTTCTTGCTTTGGGGGAGTTTTGCACAAAAAAAAGGGGCTAAAATAGATCGTACTAAACACTTGGTTTTAGAATCTGGCCATCCTTCGCCTATGAGTGCTAATCAAGGAAAATGGTTTGGAAATAGACATTTTAGTCAAGCTAATGAATATTTAAAAAGCCATAATTTGCAAATCATAAATTGGTTGTAA
- a CDS encoding endonuclease MutS2: MISITEKTLQDLQFPTVLETISDICNTDIGKQKALEITPFRDKESLMSALLQTSEYVSSFQNNNAIPNHGFDAITNEIKFLAIEDSFLEVGGFRKIATISETTNVLLAFLNKFNDYYPSLCAKSSGIQLTKEIVTLVDAVVDKYGEIKDNASPRLLEIRREMNLVRGKVNQSFGSALTQYNSLGYLDDIKESFVQNRRVLAVLAMYRRKVKGSILGSSKTGSIAYIEPENTLKYSRELSNLEYEEKEEITKILKQLTNAIRPFLPLLIQYQDFLSDIDVIAAKAKYANRINGILPTITEERRLYFRDAFHPILYLTNKQKKEVTHPQTIELSQENRIIVISGPNAGGKTISMKTVGLLQLMLQSGMLIPVHERSETFLFDRILTDIGDNQSIENHLSTYSYRLKNMNYFLKKCNRRTMFLIDEFGTGSDPELGGALAEIFLEEFYHREAFGLITTHYSNLKILANELPCATNANMLFDEKSLEPMYKLVLGQAGSSFTFEVALKNGIPFSLINRAKKKIEIGKVRFDKTIANLQKERSKLEKTSINLKEEETKAREEGKKMEDINVKIKQKLESYQELYDSNQKTIYIGQKIEDIAEKYFNNKNKKTLIGEFLKIVEIENSKRKKATPKEAKAIIQKKKEVIEEVSVVVEEIRKEKKEKKLKPVVVKPKAILKVGDRVRMLDGKSVGSIDKIEKNKAVVNYGLFTSKVSLDDLELVEAVKK, from the coding sequence ATGATCTCCATTACCGAAAAAACATTACAAGATTTACAATTTCCCACGGTACTCGAAACGATTTCTGATATCTGTAATACCGACATAGGAAAGCAAAAAGCTTTAGAAATAACCCCTTTTAGAGACAAAGAGTCTTTGATGAGCGCATTATTGCAGACATCAGAGTATGTTTCCTCTTTTCAAAATAACAATGCAATTCCTAATCATGGCTTTGATGCCATTACAAACGAGATTAAATTTTTAGCCATCGAAGACAGCTTTCTGGAGGTAGGAGGTTTCAGGAAAATTGCCACAATATCAGAAACGACCAATGTTCTTTTGGCTTTTTTAAATAAATTCAACGACTACTACCCTAGCCTTTGTGCCAAAAGTTCTGGAATTCAGCTAACCAAAGAAATCGTTACGCTTGTTGATGCGGTTGTAGATAAATATGGAGAGATAAAAGACAATGCTTCTCCCCGACTTTTGGAAATACGCCGAGAAATGAATTTGGTTCGAGGAAAAGTGAATCAAAGTTTTGGTTCAGCCTTGACACAATACAACAGTTTGGGATATCTGGACGATATCAAAGAAAGTTTTGTGCAAAACCGTCGTGTTTTGGCAGTATTAGCCATGTACAGACGAAAAGTAAAAGGCTCTATTTTGGGAAGTTCCAAAACCGGAAGTATTGCCTACATAGAACCCGAAAACACACTGAAATATTCTCGTGAACTCAGCAATCTGGAATATGAGGAAAAAGAGGAAATCACAAAGATTCTAAAACAATTAACGAATGCCATTCGTCCGTTTTTACCTTTATTGATCCAGTATCAAGATTTCCTGAGTGATATAGACGTAATTGCTGCCAAGGCGAAATATGCCAATAGAATCAACGGAATTTTGCCAACAATTACTGAGGAACGCCGTCTATATTTCAGAGACGCCTTCCATCCTATTTTATACTTGACTAATAAACAAAAGAAAGAAGTCACACATCCGCAAACAATCGAATTGAGTCAGGAAAACAGAATAATTGTTATTTCTGGTCCTAATGCAGGAGGTAAAACCATTTCCATGAAAACCGTTGGTTTATTACAATTGATGTTGCAATCTGGAATGCTAATACCAGTTCATGAACGTAGCGAAACATTTTTATTCGACCGTATTCTTACAGATATTGGAGACAACCAATCAATTGAAAATCACCTAAGTACATATAGTTACCGATTAAAGAACATGAACTACTTCTTGAAGAAGTGTAACAGGAGAACAATGTTCTTAATCGATGAATTTGGTACTGGATCTGACCCTGAATTAGGAGGTGCTTTGGCCGAAATTTTCTTAGAAGAATTCTATCACCGTGAAGCTTTCGGATTGATCACAACTCATTACTCGAATCTAAAAATTCTTGCCAACGAATTGCCTTGCGCCACGAATGCCAACATGCTATTTGACGAAAAATCATTAGAGCCTATGTATAAATTGGTTTTAGGACAGGCAGGAAGTTCTTTTACTTTTGAAGTAGCTTTAAAAAACGGAATTCCTTTTAGTCTAATCAACCGTGCCAAGAAAAAAATTGAGATTGGGAAAGTTCGTTTTGACAAAACCATAGCCAATCTACAGAAAGAGCGCTCTAAATTGGAAAAAACTTCCATAAATTTAAAGGAAGAAGAAACCAAAGCGCGTGAAGAAGGCAAAAAAATGGAAGACATCAATGTAAAAATCAAGCAAAAATTGGAAAGCTATCAAGAACTCTATGACAGCAACCAAAAAACAATTTATATTGGTCAAAAAATAGAAGACATTGCCGAAAAATATTTCAACAATAAAAACAAAAAAACTCTCATTGGCGAATTTTTGAAAATCGTTGAAATAGAAAATTCCAAACGCAAAAAAGCCACTCCAAAAGAGGCTAAAGCAATTATTCAAAAGAAGAAGGAAGTTATTGAGGAGGTTTCAGTTGTAGTTGAAGAAATCCGAAAGGAAAAGAAAGAAAAGAAACTAAAACCTGTTGTTGTAAAGCCAAAAGCTATTTTAAAAGTGGGTGACCGCGTACGAATGTTAGACGGAAAATCAGTAGGAAGTATTGATAAAATAGAAAAAAATAAAGCAGTCGTAAATTATGGTCTGTTTACCTCCAAAGTAAGTCTAGACGACTTGGAATTGGTAGAAGCTGTTAAAAAGTAA